GCCGAGCGCGCGCAACACGACGATCCCCAGTCGACCTTGGGGCGGCTGGCGAACAGCGGCGACGAAAGCCGCGTCGTGCTCGGCGCTGGCTGTCGGCGCGTCGGCGGGCGATCGCCGCACACCCAGCGCCGACCGCATCAGCGTGTGGTAGCCGATGATCCAGGCCATCCACGGTTCCTGCGCTCCGCCGTTCGCGGCCTGTCCGGCGGCGTGCGCGCGTCGCTCCAGCTCGGCGGTGCCCAGCGTGTCGAGCTCGCGCAGGCAGCCGGGAAATTCCCCGGCCAGGGCGCGCAGTCGGGCGCGCGCCTCCGTCGCCGCCACGCCGGTCTCGGCCGGGCCGTGGCCGCGCAGGTCGCGCGCCTGGCGCAGGTCCAGCAGCGCACGGTACTTGCCGGCCAGCGCGCGCAAAGTCTCAAGGCTGGGCTCCACGTCGTCAGGTCGCCTCGCGCAGGGCGCGCGCGACGTCGTCGGCCAGCCGCCGCCGTCGCTCGGCCAGGCGGCGCGCGGTATCGAAACGCCAGGCCCGCAGCCACAGCATGCGCAAAGCCTCCGTCACTTCGATGGCCAGCTCCTCGAAGCGCAGCGCCGCATAGCCGCCGCCCAGGCCCAGTCCGAACGTCGCCGCACCGGCCAGCGCGCCCCGCCAGGCGCCCACGGCGATCGCTTCCCCCAGCCAGGCCACCAGCAAGAACGTCGCGCCGGCCATCAACTTCACCGTGCCGAGCACGTCCTCGTCGTGGGTCAAACGCGCCGCCAGGCGCCCGGCCAGGCGATATGGCAGCCACCCCAGCAGCGCGCCGGCGATCGCGAAGGGCAGCGCCAGCACGATGCGCGCCACCGCGCCCAGAAGGTGCGACGGCTTCACCGTCTCCAGCTCCAGCGCCCAGGGGTTATGCACGCCCAGGTGGCGCAGCGTGCGGGCGTAGTCGCGGGCGGCGGCGGCGATGGTGTCCACGCGCGCCGGATCGCGCGCGCGCACGCGCTGGTACCCGGCCAAAAGCTCGCGCGCGCGCCGGTGCTGTGAGGCCAGGTGGTCGCCGCCGTCGTTTTCGCCGGGCGCCGCCGGTCGCGCGGTCCAGGTGGCCACCGCGGCGATCCCGGTCAAAAGCTCGCGTGTCTCCGCCTGCAGGACCACGGCGTCCAGGCGCTGGCGAATCTCGTCGGTCAACTGGTCGACGGTCTGCCGTTCGTCCTGGCGATAGGCCGGCAGCCGCGGGCCGATGGCGATCGCCTGGCCCACCACCAGCAGCACGCGGGAACGAAAGTGGGTCTTGCGTTCATAGTCCAGCCCCACCGGCACCACGGTGACGCCCAGCTTGCCGTCGTGTTCGGCCTCGGCGGACAAGGCGATGCGCGCCGCGCCCGTCTTCAGCGGACGCAGCTGCGGATCCGAGTGCGACGTGCCTTCGGGAAACAACGCCAGGGCCTCGCCACGGCCGAGGGCCTGGCGACAGCGGGCAAAGCTCTCGTCGTTGCGGCTGGCGTCGCCGGCCCGCGCGCCGGCGTCCCGCCCCCGATAAGCCGGGATGGTGCCGAAGGCGTCCATGGCCAGCCGACCAAGCGGATTGGCGAACAGAGTGCTTTTGCCCAGAAAGCGCGCCGGACGTCCCACCGCCACCCGCAGCAGCACCGGATCCAGCAGGCCGTTCGGGTGATTGAGGACGAAAATCAGCGGCCCGCCCACCGGAATTCGCTCGCCGCCTTCAACCACGCGCGTCGGGTAATAAAGTCGCACCAACGATTCGAAAAGCCATCGAATCAGTGAGGTTAAAGCGCGCCGCACGGTCCGCCGATAATAGACGTGAAAGGGTCTACACTGTACGAGGACATGTTTCGATGGAGGGCATGAACCGCTTCGGCAAGCCGAACGCCGAACCTCCGTCGGAGGCAGCGGCAGCGGCAGCGGCAGCAGCGACGCCGGCGCCAGCGACGGTGCCTCCGGCGACCGGGGCGCCGCGGGGCTCCGCTCGGGTCATCGACATCGACGACACGATGATCGGCCGCCGTTTTCACCACTTCGAAGTGCGGGCGCGCCTCGGCTATTCCGGTTCAGGGACGGTGTATCTGGCGGAAGACACCAGCCTGCAGCAGCCGGTGATGTTGACCA
Above is a genomic segment from Polyangia bacterium containing:
- a CDS encoding lysophospholipid acyltransferase family protein — translated: MRRALTSLIRWLFESLVRLYYPTRVVEGGERIPVGGPLIFVLNHPNGLLDPVLLRVAVGRPARFLGKSTLFANPLGRLAMDAFGTIPAYRGRDAGARAGDASRNDESFARCRQALGRGEALALFPEGTSHSDPQLRPLKTGAARIALSAEAEHDGKLGVTVVPVGLDYERKTHFRSRVLLVVGQAIAIGPRLPAYRQDERQTVDQLTDEIRQRLDAVVLQAETRELLTGIAAVATWTARPAAPGENDGGDHLASQHRRARELLAGYQRVRARDPARVDTIAAAARDYARTLRHLGVHNPWALELETVKPSHLLGAVARIVLALPFAIAGALLGWLPYRLAGRLAARLTHDEDVLGTVKLMAGATFLLVAWLGEAIAVGAWRGALAGAATFGLGLGGGYAALRFEELAIEVTEALRMLWLRAWRFDTARRLAERRRRLADDVARALREAT